A region from the Leptolyngbya subtilissima AS-A7 genome encodes:
- the fmt gene encoding methionyl-tRNA formyltransferase, whose product MKLVFFGTPHFAVPSLQRLLAEPGFEVAAVVTQPDRRRGRGSQVDASPVKQIAVEANCPVLQPTRIKKDEATLAALEAIQADAFVVVAYGQLLSQRILDMPRLGCINGHGSLLPAYRGAAPIQWCIVNGDTVTGMTTMLMNLGMDTGDMLLKSTLPIGLLDTAGEVATALSQQCAGLLVETLYGLADGILSPLPQDEALATYAPLIQKDDFELDWSKAAIAIHNQVRGFYPNCVTTFRGQPLKVMSTVPLGEPYWAELPSDLVAMREAVDAIVAETVLSSSPPGTLVGLLKGQGPLVQTGDGLLLLRQVKPSGKQAQAGSDFVNGSRLQVSESLG is encoded by the coding sequence ATGAAACTTGTATTTTTTGGAACCCCTCACTTTGCTGTGCCCAGCCTCCAGCGGCTGCTGGCCGAGCCAGGGTTTGAGGTGGCCGCCGTCGTCACCCAGCCCGATCGCCGCCGGGGCAGAGGTAGCCAGGTGGATGCTTCGCCCGTCAAACAGATCGCCGTCGAGGCCAACTGTCCGGTCCTGCAACCCACCCGCATCAAAAAAGACGAGGCTACCCTTGCTGCCCTAGAGGCCATTCAGGCCGATGCCTTTGTAGTGGTGGCCTACGGTCAGCTACTCTCCCAGCGCATTCTAGATATGCCTCGGTTAGGCTGCATCAATGGCCACGGCTCGCTACTGCCCGCCTACCGGGGAGCCGCCCCAATTCAGTGGTGCATCGTCAACGGCGACACCGTCACCGGCATGACCACCATGCTGATGAACCTGGGCATGGATACCGGCGACATGCTGCTCAAGTCAACCCTACCCATTGGCCTGCTCGATACCGCTGGGGAGGTGGCGACAGCCCTGTCTCAACAGTGCGCTGGTCTACTGGTAGAAACCCTGTACGGCTTGGCCGATGGCATTCTCAGCCCCCTGCCCCAGGACGAGGCCCTGGCCACCTACGCGCCTTTAATTCAGAAAGACGATTTTGAGCTGGACTGGAGCAAGGCGGCGATCGCTATCCACAACCAGGTACGCGGCTTTTACCCCAACTGCGTCACGACCTTTCGCGGGCAGCCGTTGAAGGTCATGTCTACGGTTCCCTTAGGAGAACCCTACTGGGCAGAACTACCCTCAGACTTAGTGGCGATGCGGGAGGCAGTGGATGCCATTGTGGCTGAAACCGTTCTCTCAAGTTCTCCCCCAGGAACCTTGGTGGGCTTGCTCAAAGGCCAAGGTCCTCTCGTACAGACCGGCGACGGGCTGCTGCTGCTGCGCCAGGTCAAACCCAGCGGCAAACAGGCTCAGGCAGGGAGTGATTTCGTCAACGGCAGCCGCCTACAAGTCAGCGAATCCCTCGGCTAG
- a CDS encoding queuosine precursor transporter, with the protein METDPVTATVYGPVPEHLQARREIVFLVLGGLFLGTLGMLNILGISRFVNLFTWGDFAVTVAVGVLPYPLTFLCTDLISELYGKERANQVVWVGLLLNLWVLFVVWLGGVLPGFEATDPTTGELLRDAAGRLPIFFEIRNLTFGAVTASMLAYLMAQFVDVYLFHFWKELTNGKHLWLRNNGSTLISQLVDTIAVVLITHFLAGALPINADQELWPQLIRFMCYGYLFKLVAALLDTGPFYLGVFWLSNYLGLESAFAEVKPSSLEQPRAKLTDSSG; encoded by the coding sequence ATGGAAACAGATCCAGTGACTGCGACGGTCTATGGCCCGGTACCAGAACACCTGCAAGCCCGCCGAGAGATCGTGTTTTTGGTCCTAGGGGGGCTGTTCCTTGGCACCCTGGGAATGCTCAACATTCTAGGCATTAGCCGGTTTGTCAATCTATTTACCTGGGGCGATTTTGCCGTCACCGTGGCGGTAGGAGTGCTGCCCTACCCTTTGACCTTTCTTTGCACCGATCTGATCTCAGAACTCTACGGCAAGGAGCGGGCCAATCAGGTAGTCTGGGTAGGGCTGCTGCTCAACCTGTGGGTGCTATTTGTTGTTTGGCTGGGAGGCGTGCTGCCGGGGTTTGAGGCCACCGACCCAACCACGGGCGAGCTGTTACGCGATGCCGCCGGGCGACTGCCAATCTTCTTCGAAATTCGCAACCTCACCTTTGGGGCGGTGACGGCCTCAATGCTGGCCTACCTAATGGCCCAGTTTGTCGATGTCTACCTGTTTCACTTTTGGAAAGAGCTGACCAACGGCAAGCACCTGTGGCTGCGCAACAACGGCTCTACCCTCATCAGCCAACTGGTCGATACCATCGCCGTAGTGCTAATTACCCACTTTTTGGCCGGGGCTCTACCCATTAATGCAGACCAGGAGCTGTGGCCACAACTCATTCGATTTATGTGCTACGGCTACCTGTTTAAGCTAGTGGCCGCCTTGCTCGACACCGGGCCATTTTACCTAGGTGTATTTTGGCTATCCAACTATTTGGGTTTAGAGTCTGCTTTTGCCGAAGTCAAACCCTCTTCGCTTGAGCAGCCGAGAGCAAAACTAACCGATAGTTCCGGCTAA
- a CDS encoding IMS domain-containing protein, whose amino-acid sequence MQIPLDYYRILGLPIQATADQLKQAHRDRGLQLPRREFSTAAIEARKQLIDEAYIVLSDRDRRRNYDSKFLASAYTVDMAPEPLPEGVPGLEVSADAGEAALRSLATEPGGSEAQSSKIEIESDQLVGALLLLLELGEYEQVLQLGQPQLVNPYASGGLATPEPAQDDVVLTLALACLELGREQWQQRQYEIAAESLQTGHELLARGNHFPAIRAEIQAELYKLRPYRVLELLARPLDQTRERRQGLKLLKTMLEDRGGIEGTEDDLSGLAIDDFLRFIQQLRDYLTASEQQELFEHEARRPSPVATYLTVYALLARGFARHQPALVRRAKQLLLRLGAQQDVHLEQAVCALLLGQTEEANRALEMSQEYEPLAYIREHSRQSPDLLPGLCLYAERWLKDELFPHFRDFKDQEATLKDYFADAQVQAYLETMPTGSGAELRSEPRQSAASQGVFEQSSIATAPGTGQFPTAQFPTIEGSLPIGAPTMPNPAATVRRRPPEPPPGSSRRPPESASVSNSNGAYPRPAARNGNGRPSQPEPRLRLAEENIPDPEFRSGYADDDDLSVAERVAQLSPEGKMTTPGSEAPTKSAPERRPTPEPIALDGDQTLPPAIAPGRRSRGAPHWGRLALVAAAGILGVGILGFGTMRALGWVTGIFSGPRISGKPLDIRVDQPAFEIPEAPPAPSEIGVNDMAGRVINEWLEIKRGALGESYQGDRLDDILLEPVLTQWTRRADAAAAESWYWEYEHKVEIESVTPDDPTADSLQAIAVVSEQAKLFEFGVENADAAYNDTLRMQYDLVRQDGKWYIKGMNKLADVN is encoded by the coding sequence GTGCAAATTCCGTTAGATTACTACCGAATTCTGGGGTTGCCTATCCAGGCAACCGCCGACCAGCTGAAACAAGCCCATCGCGATCGCGGCTTGCAGCTGCCCCGGCGCGAATTCTCTACCGCCGCCATTGAGGCCCGCAAGCAGCTCATCGACGAAGCCTACATAGTTCTGTCTGACCGCGATCGCCGCCGTAACTACGACAGCAAGTTTCTCGCCAGCGCCTACACCGTCGATATGGCCCCCGAGCCACTGCCCGAGGGTGTGCCGGGTCTAGAGGTAAGTGCCGACGCGGGAGAAGCGGCGCTCAGGTCGCTCGCCACCGAGCCCGGCGGCAGCGAAGCCCAAAGCTCCAAAATTGAGATCGAGAGCGATCAGCTGGTTGGGGCTCTACTGCTGTTGCTAGAGCTAGGGGAATACGAGCAGGTGCTTCAGCTGGGTCAGCCCCAGCTAGTCAACCCCTACGCCAGCGGCGGTTTAGCTACCCCCGAGCCCGCCCAGGATGACGTGGTGCTCACCCTGGCTCTAGCCTGCCTTGAGCTAGGCCGCGAGCAGTGGCAGCAGCGTCAGTACGAAATTGCCGCTGAGTCACTGCAGACAGGCCATGAGCTGCTGGCTCGAGGCAACCACTTTCCCGCCATTCGGGCTGAGATTCAAGCCGAACTGTACAAGCTGCGGCCCTACCGGGTGCTAGAGCTGCTGGCCCGCCCTCTCGACCAAACCCGCGAGCGCCGTCAAGGGCTCAAGCTGCTCAAGACGATGCTCGAAGACCGGGGCGGCATCGAGGGAACTGAGGACGACCTCTCGGGCCTAGCGATTGACGACTTTTTGCGCTTTATTCAGCAGCTGCGTGACTATCTCACCGCCAGTGAGCAGCAGGAGCTGTTTGAGCACGAGGCCCGCCGCCCGTCACCTGTGGCCACCTACCTGACCGTCTATGCCCTGTTGGCTCGGGGCTTTGCCCGCCACCAGCCTGCCCTGGTGCGCCGCGCCAAGCAGCTGCTGCTGCGCCTAGGGGCGCAGCAAGACGTCCACCTAGAGCAGGCGGTGTGCGCCCTGCTGCTGGGCCAGACCGAGGAGGCCAACCGCGCCCTGGAGATGAGCCAGGAGTATGAGCCCCTGGCCTACATTCGGGAGCACTCGCGCCAGTCGCCTGACCTGTTGCCAGGGCTGTGCCTCTATGCCGAGCGCTGGCTCAAGGATGAGCTGTTCCCGCACTTTCGCGACTTCAAAGACCAGGAGGCCACCCTCAAGGACTACTTTGCCGATGCCCAGGTGCAGGCCTACCTGGAGACTATGCCTACGGGTTCGGGTGCAGAGCTGCGATCGGAACCGCGCCAGTCAGCCGCTTCCCAGGGGGTGTTTGAGCAGTCCTCCATAGCCACCGCCCCGGGGACGGGCCAATTTCCAACGGCTCAGTTTCCAACAATTGAAGGGTCGTTGCCCATTGGGGCCCCCACCATGCCCAACCCCGCCGCCACCGTCCGGCGCCGTCCGCCTGAGCCGCCCCCCGGCAGCAGTCGCCGTCCACCTGAGTCAGCCTCCGTCAGCAACAGCAATGGTGCTTATCCTAGACCGGCTGCCCGCAACGGCAATGGTCGCCCGAGCCAGCCCGAGCCCCGGCTTAGATTGGCAGAGGAAAACATTCCTGATCCCGAGTTTCGCAGCGGCTATGCCGACGATGACGACCTCTCAGTGGCCGAGCGGGTCGCTCAGCTGTCACCTGAGGGCAAAATGACCACACCGGGGAGCGAGGCACCGACTAAGTCAGCACCTGAGCGACGACCCACGCCAGAGCCAATCGCCCTAGATGGGGATCAAACTCTGCCGCCCGCCATTGCTCCTGGGCGGCGCAGTCGCGGGGCACCCCACTGGGGTCGGTTGGCCCTGGTTGCAGCAGCGGGTATTTTGGGGGTCGGAATTTTGGGTTTTGGCACCATGCGGGCATTGGGCTGGGTTACTGGCATCTTTAGCGGTCCTAGAATTTCGGGCAAACCCCTGGACATTCGCGTTGACCAACCCGCCTTCGAGATTCCAGAAGCGCCGCCAGCCCCTAGCGAGATTGGCGTCAACGATATGGCCGGTAGAGTGATCAACGAGTGGCTAGAGATTAAGCGGGGGGCATTGGGCGAAAGCTACCAGGGCGATCGCCTCGATGATATTCTGCTCGAGCCCGTGCTTACCCAGTGGACTCGCCGAGCCGATGCCGCCGCCGCCGAAAGCTGGTATTGGGAATACGAGCACAAGGTGGAGATTGAATCGGTCACCCCCGATGACCCAACCGCTGACAGTTTGCAGGCGATCGCTGTAGTTTCTGAACAGGCGAAGCTGTTTGAGTTTGGCGTTGAAAACGCTGACGCCGCCTACAATGACACCCTGAGAATGCAGTATGACCTGGTGCGCCAGGATGGCAAGTGGTACATAAAGGGCATGAATAAGTTAGCCGATGTGAATTAG
- a CDS encoding DUF4335 domain-containing protein: MTVQRQYTLPHCNLVLEGLSADANDPLSPLAVLMNAECHLPGATDATLAGGREFLDSLVTAVSRYGQQLLSGVPYPRTTGSAPPIVEIKPGDLPYHHHLIVQQQPLGGPVSDVNALPPLDIQLTTVQFYDLMEAVDQLLADTQTLPDMKAQFQAVSRRLVRPTEPITKRAAPAALGAAALAAAGLALFFVPPPEFEPTRPESEASAPAAASAVPGGPPRADDETSEAVPADGDGLDRLESAPAITDAATVALLQSDVTQRLQEAWADAPRPSGDLTYRMAVSEDGDILGYQYENDLALEEVDNTPLPKLTFAPVAGAEPVRERVAQFVATFTPDGEVRLEPTEVPAEADATESDTTEGDTTEGDAVENDAAANAAELPDLEEKVTDGDRIRELNSDLYDNILAELEPLSANEDLRFRVRLTEAGEVVGYEPVNAAAGLLVNETPLPNLVTAADSTANQADFQVVFTESGVLEVNPWDGWPQ, encoded by the coding sequence ATGACCGTTCAACGGCAATATACCCTACCCCACTGCAACCTGGTCTTAGAAGGGCTTAGCGCTGACGCCAACGACCCCCTGTCACCCCTGGCGGTGTTGATGAATGCCGAGTGCCACCTACCCGGTGCCACCGATGCCACCCTGGCCGGGGGGCGAGAATTTTTAGACAGTTTAGTGACCGCCGTAAGCCGCTACGGGCAGCAGTTGCTCAGCGGCGTGCCCTACCCTAGGACGACAGGGTCAGCGCCACCCATAGTGGAGATCAAACCAGGTGATCTCCCCTACCACCACCACCTAATTGTGCAGCAGCAGCCCCTGGGCGGGCCTGTTAGCGACGTCAACGCGCTGCCGCCGCTGGATATCCAGCTCACTACGGTGCAGTTCTATGACCTGATGGAAGCGGTCGACCAGCTACTGGCCGACACTCAAACGCTGCCCGACATGAAGGCACAGTTTCAGGCGGTATCGCGGCGACTGGTGCGACCCACCGAACCCATAACGAAGCGGGCGGCCCCCGCAGCCCTAGGAGCGGCGGCCTTGGCTGCCGCCGGACTGGCCCTATTCTTTGTACCCCCGCCCGAATTTGAGCCCACTCGTCCAGAGTCCGAGGCTTCAGCCCCGGCAGCAGCCAGCGCGGTGCCTGGAGGCCCCCCCAGAGCCGACGATGAAACTAGCGAAGCAGTGCCTGCTGACGGCGATGGCTTAGACCGTCTAGAGAGTGCCCCAGCGATTACCGACGCGGCCACTGTTGCTCTGTTGCAGTCTGACGTGACCCAGCGGTTGCAGGAGGCCTGGGCCGATGCGCCACGACCCAGCGGCGACCTAACCTATCGCATGGCGGTTTCTGAAGACGGCGATATTTTGGGGTATCAATACGAGAACGATTTGGCTCTAGAAGAGGTCGATAATACCCCACTGCCCAAGCTTACCTTTGCGCCGGTGGCAGGCGCAGAGCCGGTGCGAGAGCGCGTGGCCCAGTTTGTTGCGACCTTTACCCCTGACGGGGAAGTGCGGTTAGAGCCGACAGAGGTTCCGGCTGAGGCCGATGCGACTGAGAGTGATACCACTGAGGGTGATACCACTGAGGGTGATGCTGTTGAGAATGACGCGGCGGCCAATGCGGCTGAGCTGCCGGATCTAGAGGAGAAGGTGACCGACGGCGATCGCATTCGCGAACTCAACAGCGACCTTTACGACAACATTTTGGCTGAGCTAGAGCCCCTGTCAGCCAATGAGGACCTGCGGTTTCGGGTGCGCCTGACCGAGGCGGGCGAGGTGGTGGGCTATGAGCCCGTCAACGCTGCCGCTGGCCTGTTGGTGAACGAAACCCCCCTGCCCAATTTGGTTACCGCAGCCGATAGCACTGCAAATCAGGCTGACTTTCAAGTGGTGTTCACCGAGAGCGGTGTGCTGGAGGTCAACCCCTGGGATGGCTGGCCCCAATAG
- a CDS encoding DUF3038 domain-containing protein, producing the protein MPVDSPPAPQPPLVLDTLANPGLPNDECPRRARIQLDLLLLAIEALDLGGSEAMLGTARDLGLEGLVKGRVHLWLLRGTNPMRRYSQRQPLNIEEAKALVIIICTLARRLTVVVRQLLVGYQQLTDKQLSPEHHFRLADYLSRFRSHFRARMNPRRAGVIAYSSDEKLDELALELLQELLLCAGVLGPQRLWNSLFDGEVS; encoded by the coding sequence ATGCCAGTAGATAGCCCGCCCGCTCCCCAGCCGCCCCTAGTGCTCGACACCCTTGCTAACCCAGGGCTGCCCAACGACGAATGTCCTCGTCGGGCACGCATTCAGCTTGACCTGCTGCTGCTGGCCATTGAAGCCCTCGATCTGGGGGGCAGTGAAGCTATGTTGGGCACCGCTCGTGACCTCGGCCTAGAGGGCTTGGTCAAAGGCCGGGTGCACCTGTGGTTGCTGCGAGGCACGAATCCCATGCGCCGCTACAGCCAGCGGCAGCCTTTAAACATTGAAGAGGCTAAAGCCCTGGTCATTATTATTTGCACCCTAGCGCGGCGATTGACGGTGGTGGTGCGCCAGCTGCTAGTGGGCTATCAGCAACTAACCGACAAACAGCTCTCCCCCGAGCACCACTTTCGCTTGGCCGACTATCTGAGCCGCTTTCGCAGCCATTTCCGCGCCCGCATGAACCCACGCCGAGCTGGGGTGATTGCCTACAGCAGCGACGAAAAGCTCGATGAGCTGGCCCTTGAGCTTTTGCAAGAACTGCTGCTGTGCGCTGGGGTGCTCGGTCCCCAACGCCTCTGGAATAGCCTGTTTGACGGAGAAGTATCATGA
- the dut gene encoding dUTP diphosphatase, which translates to MKLKIRRIHELAILPSYAHAGDAGMDLCSIEDVEIAAGDTALIHTGIEIELPQGTEAQIRPRSGLALKHSVTVLNTPGTIDEGYRGEIGIILINHSKHAFQVVKGMKIAQMVIKPVFQVEIEETDELTQTLRGPQGFGSTGMV; encoded by the coding sequence ATGAAGCTCAAAATTAGAAGAATTCATGAGTTAGCCATTCTTCCGTCCTACGCTCATGCAGGCGATGCGGGGATGGATCTTTGCTCTATTGAGGACGTAGAAATTGCTGCGGGTGATACAGCTCTCATCCATACTGGAATTGAGATTGAGCTACCCCAAGGAACTGAAGCTCAAATCCGGCCTCGAAGTGGGTTAGCGCTAAAGCACTCGGTGACAGTTCTCAATACCCCAGGAACTATTGATGAAGGATATCGAGGTGAAATTGGCATAATTTTGATTAACCACAGCAAGCATGCTTTTCAAGTCGTCAAAGGCATGAAAATTGCGCAAATGGTGATCAAACCAGTATTTCAAGTTGAGATTGAAGAAACCGACGAGTTAACTCAAACCCTAAGAGGTCCGCAAGGCTTTGGCTCAACAGGAATGGTATAG
- a CDS encoding nitrate reductase associated protein has translation MTQANTPLETNDFFQFEADFVESLRCIPMQVRLKLDTCGVKLKLEHWHRFSEAERDQLTKLQCSDRDSTVAYTAYVQALVHRVQGTPASTLAIDPHPPWHSEDVVPTDVQAQAQAVGAEIGLEQWRSLRPLQRFALIKLSRPSHENRNFYPALAEFGLVSL, from the coding sequence ATGACCCAGGCCAACACACCGCTAGAAACCAACGATTTCTTTCAGTTTGAGGCCGACTTTGTTGAGTCGCTGCGCTGCATTCCCATGCAGGTGCGCCTTAAGCTCGATACCTGTGGCGTCAAGCTCAAGCTAGAACACTGGCATCGGTTTAGCGAGGCCGAGCGCGATCAGCTCACCAAGCTCCAGTGCAGCGATCGCGACTCCACCGTGGCCTACACCGCCTATGTGCAGGCGCTGGTGCACCGCGTTCAAGGCACCCCGGCCTCAACCCTGGCGATCGACCCTCATCCTCCCTGGCACAGCGAAGATGTCGTTCCCACAGATGTGCAGGCCCAGGCTCAGGCGGTTGGGGCTGAAATTGGGTTAGAGCAGTGGCGATCGCTGCGTCCTCTGCAACGCTTCGCCCTGATCAAGCTCAGCCGCCCTAGTCACGAAAACCGCAATTTTTATCCCGCCCTGGCGGAATTTGGGCTAGTGTCTCTGTAG
- a CDS encoding alpha/beta hydrolase: MVTLQTSPTTPTHDQLQTTRQRIDTYVQTIAARPDRRDGAFPYYLFHGADTPVKGTVLMFHGFSAKPHQMSRLADYLFRNGFNVYQATLAGHAYINPDKNWPQVDLKPEILSPLREKVSADPVLQHFLANLAASGEGATPTPVQMVGLMARLSKLEPRLLDIIAAIERENDPDFDRYFVSSHLTYLSDAQARLAELEALPGPIYTVGLSVGGAVALALGAKNPQRVAKVVAFAPLLEVYGGETRERYINLAGPLDVKEFGWDELRFPLGCFTAANRFGAFVQSKDNIAALWPQPTLMILTENEDAADLRTNQKFAQSLSQPSMFKRYDNHYLYTFPSEALVPHPMVDPTEVSQNMSNEYWKPMYQETFRFLTQTEFRSRSLEQINEVSDLPVVPPV; this comes from the coding sequence ATGGTCACCCTCCAAACCAGCCCCACGACACCGACTCACGATCAGCTCCAGACTACGCGGCAGCGCATTGACACCTACGTACAAACTATTGCTGCCCGTCCCGACCGGCGAGATGGTGCTTTTCCCTACTACCTGTTTCATGGGGCAGATACCCCGGTTAAGGGAACGGTGCTCATGTTTCACGGGTTTAGTGCCAAACCCCATCAGATGTCGCGTCTGGCCGACTATCTGTTTCGCAATGGCTTCAATGTGTATCAGGCCACGCTGGCGGGCCATGCCTATATCAACCCCGATAAAAACTGGCCCCAGGTTGACCTCAAGCCCGAAATTTTGAGCCCCCTGCGGGAAAAAGTCAGCGCCGACCCGGTGCTACAACATTTCCTCGCCAACCTAGCAGCCTCTGGCGAGGGTGCTACCCCGACCCCCGTACAGATGGTTGGGCTGATGGCCCGCCTGAGCAAGCTAGAGCCCCGCCTGCTGGATATTATTGCGGCGATCGAGCGCGAAAACGACCCCGACTTTGACCGCTATTTTGTGTCGTCTCACTTGACCTACTTAAGCGATGCCCAGGCTCGCCTGGCTGAGCTAGAGGCGCTACCTGGTCCCATTTATACAGTCGGCTTATCTGTTGGTGGGGCCGTGGCCCTAGCCCTGGGGGCCAAAAACCCCCAGCGAGTTGCCAAAGTGGTAGCCTTTGCGCCGCTGCTAGAGGTGTATGGCGGAGAAACCCGCGAGCGCTACATCAACCTAGCTGGCCCATTGGATGTCAAAGAATTTGGTTGGGATGAACTACGGTTTCCGTTGGGCTGTTTTACGGCCGCCAATCGGTTTGGCGCGTTTGTGCAAAGTAAAGACAACATCGCAGCCCTGTGGCCCCAGCCAACGCTGATGATTTTGACCGAAAACGAAGATGCCGCTGACCTACGAACCAACCAAAAATTTGCGCAGTCTCTCAGTCAGCCCTCAATGTTCAAGCGCTACGACAACCACTACCTGTACACTTTCCCCAGCGAGGCTTTGGTGCCCCACCCGATGGTTGACCCGACAGAGGTGAGCCAAAACATGAGCAACGAATACTGGAAGCCCATGTATCAGGAAACCTTTCGCTTTTTGACCCAGACTGAGTTTAGAAGCCGCAGTTTAGAGCAGATCAACGAAGTGTCAGATCTGCCGGTTGTGCCGCCTGTTTAA
- a CDS encoding MlaD family protein — MRARAIREGSVGLLILIAVGLFGGLVLWLRGLNPGRQTYRATIVFDNTLGMQEGTSVRYRGVPVGQVLSIVPTANAVDVAVEIGSSDLRIPRDAVIMVNQSGLIGDTTIDITPQRLLSDQELAVKPAEDGCQGQTIICDGDRLDGQVGASYDSLIRSAEGLANAFADPELIADLKTTLDNATTLTESASLLSTELIVLSRQLQTDLRPLMASANRATNNVSSAAAQFEITGTELNRLVVTNRGTLVNTLTNLDRSATQIQSITTTLGPAFQEGQFIANLERLSADAAVAAADIRSITGTFNSAENLVMLQQTLDSARSVFQSAHKVMADVDELTGDPVLRRNLRDLINGLNGLVSLTNQLEQASQVAGSLTPVAGAQVERVTFTPLPAPPLAAGAGPAPVTITHQGQTYRLDVHSIQPR, encoded by the coding sequence ATGCGGGCAAGGGCAATTCGAGAAGGATCGGTGGGGCTGTTAATTCTCATAGCGGTGGGGCTGTTCGGCGGTCTGGTGCTGTGGCTGCGGGGGCTGAACCCGGGCCGTCAGACCTACCGAGCTACCATCGTGTTTGACAACACCTTGGGCATGCAGGAGGGCACCAGCGTGCGCTATCGGGGAGTGCCCGTAGGGCAGGTCTTGAGCATTGTGCCCACCGCCAATGCTGTAGATGTAGCGGTGGAAATCGGCAGCAGCGATCTGCGCATTCCTCGCGATGCCGTGATTATGGTTAACCAGTCGGGGCTGATTGGCGATACCACCATCGACATCACCCCCCAGCGGTTGCTGAGCGATCAAGAGCTAGCTGTTAAACCGGCAGAGGATGGCTGCCAGGGCCAGACGATTATCTGCGACGGCGATCGCCTCGACGGTCAGGTGGGAGCCAGCTATGACTCATTGATTCGCTCGGCCGAAGGACTCGCTAATGCCTTTGCCGATCCAGAGCTGATTGCCGACCTCAAAACCACCCTCGACAACGCCACCACCCTGACTGAGAGCGCCAGCCTGCTGTCGACGGAGCTGATTGTGCTGTCGCGGCAGCTGCAGACCGACCTGAGGCCGCTAATGGCTTCAGCTAACCGGGCCACCAACAATGTCAGCAGTGCCGCCGCCCAATTTGAAATTACTGGCACTGAGCTCAACCGTCTGGTGGTTACTAACCGGGGCACCCTGGTGAATACCCTCACCAATCTCGATCGCAGCGCTACCCAAATCCAGTCCATTACCACTACTCTTGGTCCGGCCTTTCAGGAGGGCCAATTTATTGCTAACCTGGAGCGCCTCTCCGCCGATGCCGCCGTGGCTGCCGCCGATATTCGCTCGATTACGGGCACCTTCAACAGCGCCGAAAACCTGGTCATGCTCCAGCAAACCTTAGATTCGGCTCGCAGCGTCTTTCAAAGTGCCCACAAGGTGATGGCCGATGTAGATGAGCTAACCGGCGACCCGGTTCTGCGCCGCAACCTGCGCGATTTGATCAACGGGCTCAATGGTCTGGTATCGCTGACTAACCAGCTGGAGCAAGCTAGCCAAGTGGCCGGGTCGCTTACCCCCGTCGCTGGTGCCCAGGTTGAGCGGGTCACCTTTACCCCCCTCCCTGCTCCGCCACTAGCGGCTGGAGCTGGCCCTGCTCCAGTGACCATTACCCACCAGGGGCAGACCTACCGCCTCGATGTGCATTCAATTCAACCCCGCTAG
- a CDS encoding OmpA family protein, with protein sequence MADSPNLPPLPDPAPAAPRSTPPPAPKSRPWAGLHALWTLVVRLIILGAGVSVGWLVGMLVAQAMPSRNPDPPLTEAALRQGNQTQRKLRQLPSWWQGDGPVDGVVDEVAPAMEFSPSAASGVTAAPEAAPPIPEAERDRIQTNLTALRQELTRLNTRLTELETSLGAPTAGTLEARLQRLDQRLGADGGASDAPEAAAETPAVEPSPEAETGARVAYQEPRFALVRDRVVLPSALLFRPGSSILTPSGQQLLDSIAADLSRYGAATLLVGSHTDGASSPDLASQLTLQQAVAVQQYLSPQLEGGGIRWVPVGYGQTRPTAVGTTPADQQRNQRVEIGIVPGS encoded by the coding sequence ATGGCTGATTCCCCCAATCTGCCACCGTTGCCCGACCCTGCTCCGGCGGCTCCCCGCTCGACTCCACCGCCTGCGCCCAAGTCTCGACCCTGGGCGGGGCTACACGCGCTGTGGACTCTGGTGGTGCGCCTGATTATTTTGGGTGCCGGGGTCAGTGTAGGCTGGCTGGTTGGCATGCTGGTAGCTCAGGCGATGCCCTCCCGCAACCCTGACCCGCCGCTGACGGAGGCTGCCCTGCGCCAGGGCAACCAGACCCAGCGCAAACTGCGGCAGCTGCCCAGCTGGTGGCAGGGTGATGGCCCAGTTGACGGAGTTGTCGATGAGGTGGCTCCGGCAATGGAATTCTCCCCGTCAGCAGCCTCTGGTGTTACAGCTGCACCAGAGGCTGCACCGCCTATACCTGAGGCTGAGCGCGATCGCATTCAAACTAACCTCACCGCCCTACGCCAAGAGCTGACTCGCCTCAATACCCGCCTAACCGAGCTAGAAACTAGCCTGGGTGCCCCAACCGCAGGTACGCTTGAAGCTCGCCTACAGCGCCTCGATCAGCGGCTCGGGGCCGACGGTGGGGCTAGTGATGCGCCGGAAGCGGCGGCAGAGACTCCAGCGGTAGAACCATCCCCTGAGGCCGAGACAGGGGCTCGGGTGGCCTATCAGGAGCCGCGCTTTGCGCTGGTGCGCGATCGCGTCGTCTTGCCCAGCGCCCTACTCTTTCGGCCGGGCAGCAGCATCCTCACCCCCTCTGGCCAGCAACTGCTCGACAGCATTGCTGCCGACCTGAGCCGCTACGGTGCCGCGACCCTGCTGGTGGGCAGCCATACCGACGGTGCATCCTCTCCCGACCTGGCTAGTCAGCTCACCCTGCAACAGGCCGTGGCGGTGCAGCAATACCTGAGCCCTCAGCTAGAAGGCGGCGGCATTCGCTGGGTGCCGGTGGGCTACGGTCAGACTCGCCCCACCGCTGTAGGCACTACCCCCGCCGACCAGCAGCGCAACCAGCGGGTCGAAATTGGCATTGTGCCCGGTAGCTAA